In the genome of Neovison vison isolate M4711 chromosome 3, ASM_NN_V1, whole genome shotgun sequence, one region contains:
- the LOC122902542 gene encoding LOW QUALITY PROTEIN: uncharacterized protein LOC122902542 (The sequence of the model RefSeq protein was modified relative to this genomic sequence to represent the inferred CDS: substituted 1 base at 1 genomic stop codon), with protein MGQTVTTPLSLTLSHWSDVRDRANNQSVEIRKKKWVTLCSSEWPTFNVGWPRDGTFNLDIISQVEAKVFSPGPHGHPDQVPYIVTWRALVSDPPLWVQPFVLLPKPCSSPITPTAPPPLKEQLSHPQTTPSRETAQPTPPPPTPTSSSLYPALTPLQDKSPKLPKPVQPAPEPVQSAPVLPPDTESPLIDLLTEEPPPYPEATTEERKPSSLASPIAGRLRDRRAQPPSQVSQAFPLREGPNGRPQYWPFTASDLYNWKQHNPPFSKDPATLTNLIESILVTHQPTWDDCQQLLQTLLTSEEKQRVLLEARKNVPGDDGRPTQLPNEIDIAFPLTRPNWDFATSAGREHLRLYRQLLIAGLRAAARRPTNLAQVKQVIQGREETPSAFLERLKEAYRMYTPYDPDDEGQATSVSMSFIWQSSPDIRGKLQRLEGLQGYTLSDLLKEAEKVFNKRETPEEKEERIWLRMKEAQDERDKKRSRELTKVLATVVTQGQDREGVRMGERERRRTKLDRDQCAYCKERGHWARECPRNPKNLRGPLTPKPLTSLLTLEDXGSQGQEPPPEPRITLSVGGQPVTFLVDTGAQHSVLTQTLGPLSNRTAWVQGATGGKNYRWTTERRVQLATGKVTHSFLHVPDCPYPLLGRDLLTKLKAQIHFNPEGAAITGPNGGPLQVLTLHLEEEYRLYEPEQTPEVQNEAWLREFPMAWAETGGMGMARQQPPLLIQLKATATPVSIKQYPMSQEARQGIRPHIKRLLDQGILIPCRSPWNTPLLPVKKPGTGDYRPVQDLREVNKRVEDIHPSVPNPYNLLSTLPPSHEWYTVLDLKDAFFCLRLHPVSQPLFAFEWRDPDLGLSGQLTWTRLPQGFKNSPTLFDEALHRDLADFRVQHPSLVLLQYVDDLLLAANSKENCLNGTKALLQALGQLGYRASAKKAQICQKQVTYLGYQLREGQRWLTEARKQTILRIPTPTTPRHLREFLGTAGFCRLWIPGFAEMAAPLYSLTKQGAQFHWGEEQQRAFSDIKKALLESPALGLPDVTKAFELFVDEKQGYAKGVLTQRLGPWKRPVAYLSKKLDPVATGWPPCLRMVAAIAILVKDAGKLTLGQSLTILAPHAVEALVKQPPDRWLSNARLTHYQAMLLDTDRVQFGPVVALNPATLLPLPEVTETHDCLQILAEVHGTRKDLTDQPLKGADYTWYTDGSSFLHNGERRAGAAITNETEVIWSKMLSPGTSAQRAELIALTQALQMAEGKKLNVYTDSRYAFATAHVHGEIYRRRGLLTSEGKEIKNKPEILALLKALFLPQKLSITHCPSHQKDDSPVARGNRLADQAAKEAALGEKETGPILTLSTWPPQENIKPMEYSSEDQELLKKMGATWDPKEGVYTMDEKIVMPTLYSHHIVQSLHSLTHLSENKMKTLLNNEHQPYLLLNQDKALRSIIKNCLVCAQVNTRKTYAAPGVRIRGHRPGVHWEIDFTEIKPGLYGYRYLLVFVDTFSGWVEAFPTKHETSNVVTKKLLEEIFPRYGMPQILGTDNGPAFVSQVSQKVAKLLGINWKLHCAYRPQSSGQVERMNRTIKETLTKLTLATGSRDWVLLLPLALYRARNTPGPLGLTPFEILYGAPPPIVNLFNPIDSYVSSFADRATLQAHLQALQIVQKEVWKPLAAAYREQLKNPTVPHQFQIGDLVWVRRHQIKSLEPRWKGPYTVLLTTPTALKVDGIAAWIHASHVKPAHLGPDDSETPDLKEGWRVQRTQNPLKIRLVRS; from the coding sequence atggGACAGACAGTGACTACTCCTTTAAGTCTGACCCTAAGCCACTGGAGCGACGTCCGAGACCGGGCAAACAACCAATCGGTGGAAATACGGAAAAAGAAATGGGTCACCCTTTGTTCCTCCGAGTGGCCCACTTTCAATGTGGGATGGCCACGCGATGGCACTTTTAACCTTGATATTATTTCTCAGGTGGAAGCCAAAGTTTTCAGCCCCGGACCCCATGGGCATCCCGATCAGGTGCCCTACATCGTCACCTGGAGGGCTCTGGTTTCAGACCCCCCACTCTGGGTCCAGCCCTTTGTTCTCCTTCCCAAACCCTGCTCCTCCCCTATCACCCCCACTGCGCCGCCTCCCCTAAAAGAGCAACTGTCCCACCCCCAAACCACGCCCTCCAGGGAGACTGCgcaacccacccctcccccacctactcccacttcctcttctctttacccTGCCCTTACCCCACTCCAGGATAAATCCCCAAAACTTCCCAAGCCTGTTCAGCCTGCTCCCGAGCCTGTTCAGTCTGCTCCCGTTTTGCCTCCAGACACTGAGTCCCCTCTTATCGACCTGTTAACGGAAGAACCCCCTCCCTACCCGGAGGCCACAACAGAAGAGCGAAAGCCTAGTTCCCTGGCGTCACCCATTGCGGGGCGACTCAGGGACCGACGTGCACAGCCACCAAGTCAAGTCTCCCAAGCTTTCCCCTTGAGGGAAGGTCCTAACGGTCGGCCACAGTACTGGCCCTTTACTGCTTCTGATCTCTATAACTGGAAGCAACATAACCCTCCCTTCTCTAAGGACCCCGCCACCCTGACTAACTTGATTGAATCTATTCTAGTTACCCATCAACCCACTTGGGATGATTGTCAACAGCTGTTGCAGACTCTGCTGACCtcggaggaaaagcagagagttCTTCTGGAAGCCCGAAAGAACGTACCGGGCGATGACGGGCGACCAACCCAGTTGCCTAATGAGATCGACATAGCTTTTCCCTTAACCCGCCCTAACTGGGACTTCGCCACTTCTGCAGGTAGGGAGCACCTTCGTCTCTATCGCCAGTTGCTCATAGCGGGTCTCCGAGCAGCCGCAAGGCGGCCCActaatttggctcaggttaagcaagtaatacagggaagggaagagacacCTTCTGCCTTTCTAGAGAGACTTAAGGAGGCTTATAGGATGTACACCCCGTATGACCCTGATGATGAAGGGCAAGCAACTAGTGTATCAATGTCCTTTATCTGGCAGTCAAGCCCTGATATTAGGGGCAAATTACAGAGATTAGAAGGGCTACAGGGGTATACACTTTCTGACTTattaaaagaggcagaaaaggtgttcaataaaagagaaactccggaagagaaagaggagagaatatggttaagaatgaaagaggcacaggatgaaagagataaaaagcgGAGCAGGGAATTGACTAAGGTATTGGCCACCGTAGTTACTCAGGGACAGGACAGAGAGGGAGTCAGGATGGGAGAGCGAGAACGAAGAAGGACCAAATTAGACAGAGACCAATGTGCCTATTGcaaggaaagaggacactgggccCGAGAGtgtcccaggaaccccaagaatcTCAGAGGACCCTTGACGCCCAAACCATTGACTTCCCTACTGACGTTGGAAGACTAGGGAAGTCagggccaggagcccccccctGAGCCCAGGATAACTTTAAGCGTCGGGGGGCAGCCAGTTACCTTCCTAGTCGACACCGGGGCCCAGCATTCAGTCCTAACCCAGACTCTAGGACCACTTAGCAACCGAACtgcttgggtacaaggagcaactgGAGGAAAGAACTATCGATGGACCACGGAACGCAGGGTCCAGCTGGCTACCGGTAAGGTGACGCATTCATTTCTACACGTACCCGATTGCCCCTACCCGTTACTGGGGAGAGACCTTCTAACCAAACTAAAGGCCCAAATCCACTTCAACCCAGAAGGGGCGGCAATAACAGGCCCCAATGGAGGACCCTTACAGGTCTTGACCCTCCATTTGGAGGAGGAATATAGACTATATGAACCTGAACAGACCCCAGAGGTCCAAAATGAAGCTTGGCTGAGAGAATTCCCTATGGCCTGGGCGGAAACGGGGGGCATGGGGATGGCTCGTCAACAGCCCCCTCTCTTAATCCAACTTAAGGCAACAGCCACCCCAGTGTCAATAAAGCAGTATCCAATGTCACAGGAAGCCCGCCAAGGCATAAGGCCCCATATTAAGAGGCTTCTTGATCAAGGAATCCTAATTCCCTGCCGGTCACCTTGGAATACACCTCTCTTACCAGTAAAAAAACCTGGCACAGGAGATTACCGGCCAGTACAGGATCTAAGAGAAGTCAACAAAAGAGTTGAGGACATACATCCCTCTGTGCCCAACCCATATAATCTACTGAgcaccctgcccccttcccatgaATGGTATACGGTGCTAGATTTAAAGGATGCCTTTTTCTGTTTAAGGCTACATCCAGTGAGCCAGCCACTCTTCGCCTTTGAGTGGAGGGACCCAGATCTAGGGCTCTCAGGACAGTTAACTTGGACCCGGCTTCCCCAGGGTTTCAAGAACAGTCCCACTCTGTTTGATGAGGCGCTGCACAGAGACTTAGCTGATTTCCGGGTGCAGCATCCTTCCCTGGTACTTCTTCAGTATGTCGATGACCTCCTCTTGGCTGCTAACTCCAAGGAAAATTGCCTGAACGGCACTAAAGCCCTCTTACAGGCACTGGGACAATTAGGGTATCGGGCCTCAGCCAAAAAGGCCCAAATATGCCAAAAACAAGTCACCTACTTGGGATATCAgctgagagaaggacagagatggcTCACTGAGGCACGAAAGCAGACTATTCTCCGCATTCCCACACCTACCACCCCACGCCACCTAAGGGAATTCCTGGGAACTGCTGGATTTTGCCGCCTATGGATCCCTGGGTTTGCGGAAATGGCAGCCCCTTTATACTCCCTCACTAAGCAGGGGGCTCAGTTCCACTGGGGCGAAGAGCAGCAACGGGCCTTTTCCGACATCAAAAAGGCCTTATTAGAatccccagccctgggactcCCAGATGTGACTAAGGCCTTCGAACTGTTCGTAGATGAAAAACAGGGCTATGCCAAGGGAGTACTAACCCAAAGGCTAGGGCCTTGGAAGCGCCCAGTGGCCTACCTGTCAAAAAAGCTAGACCCTGTGGCCACTGGTTGGCCACCCTGTCTGCGGATGGTGGCTGCCATCGCCATCTTAGTCAAAGACGCGGGCAAACTAACTTTGGGCCAATCACTAACCATCTTGGCCCCCCATGCGGTCGAAGCTTTGGTCAAGCAACCCCCAGACAGGTGGCTTTCCAATGCTCGCCTGACTCATTATCAGGCCATGCTTCTGGACACTGATCGTGTACAGTTCGGACCCGTGGTGGCGCTCAACCCTGCCACCCTACTCCCCTTACCCGAGGTTACGGAAACACATGATTGCCTCCAGATCCTAGCTGAGGTCCATGGCACCCGAAAGGATCTGACGGACCAGCCCCTCAAGGGAGCGGACTACACCTGGTATACAGATGGCAGTAGCTTCCTGCACAATGGCGAGCGAAGAGCCGGAGCTGCAATAACTAATGAGACAGAGGTGATCTGGTCCAAGATGCTATCCCCTGGGACATCAGCTCAGCGGGCAGAGCTCATCGCCCTGACTCAGGCTCTACAGAtggcagaaggtaagaaactGAACGTTTATACCGACAGTCGCTATGCCTTTGCTACGGCCCACGTACATGGTGAAATCTATCGGAGGAGAGGGCTCCTCACCtccgaaggaaaagaaattaaaaataaacctgaaatattGGCTCTGCTCAAAGCTTTGTTCCTGCCCCAAAAGTTGAGCATTACGCATTGCCCGAGTCACCAAAAGGATGATAGCCCAGTGGCAAGGGGAAACCGACTGGCAGATCAAGCTGCTAAGGAAGCTGCCCTAGGGGAAAAAGAGACCGGGCCCATTCTTACCCTGAGCACATGGCCCccacaagaaaatattaaacctatggaatacagttCTGAGGATCAGGAGCTGCTAAAGAAAATGGGGGCTACATGGGACCCAAAAGAAGGGGTATATACCATGGACGAAAAAATTGTTATGCCCACTCTGTATTCTCACCATATAGTCCAATCTTTGCACTCACTGACCCATCTGAgcgaaaacaaaatgaaaaccctcCTAAATAATGAGCATCAACCGTACTTGTTACTAAACCAAGACAAGGCGTTGCGATCCATAATTAAAAATTGCTTAGTCTGTGCACAAGTAAATACCAGAAAAACCTATGCTGCCCCTGGAGTGCGCATTCGAGGACATCGCCCTGGTGTTCACTGGGAAATCGACTTCACGGAAATAAAACCTGGACTCTATGGCTATAGATATTTATTAGTTTTCGTAGACACTTTTTCAGGATGGGTAGAAGCCTTCCCCACCAAGCACGAGACTTCGAATGTGGTCACCAAGAAACTACTTGAAGAAATCTTTCCCAGGTATGGAATGCCCCAGATATTAGGCACCGACAATGGTCCAGCCTTCGTCTCCCAGGTAAGTCAGAAAGTGGCCAAATTATTGGGGATTAATTGGAAATTGCATTGTGCATATAGACCCCAGAGCTCAGgacaagtagaaagaatgaatagaacaaTCAAGGAGACTTTGACTAAATTAACGCTTGCAACTGGCTCTAGAGActgggtcctcctcctgcccctggccctaTATAGGGCCAGGAATACCCCCGGGCCCCTAGGATTAACTCCTTTTGAAATATTGTATGGGGCCCCACCCCCTATTGTAAACCTTTTCAATCCTATTGAttcttatgtttcttcttttgctgATCGTGCTACCCTACAAGCTCACCTCCAGGCACTCCAGATCGTTCAGAAAGAAGTCTGGAAGCCACTGGCTGCAGCTTATAGGGAACAGCTAAAAAATCCTACTGTGCCACATCAATTCCAGATCGGCGACCTCGTCTGGGTCCGCAGGCATCAGATCAAGAGCCTTGAACCCCGATGGAAGGGACCCTACACTGTACTCCTAACCACCCCGACGGCGCTAAAAGTCGACGGCATCGCGGCCTGGATCCACGCCTCTCATGTGAAACCAGCCCATCTGGGACCAGACGACTCGGAAACACCCGATCTCAAGGAGGGATGGCGAGTTCAACGCACCCAAAATCCGCTAAAGATAAGACTCGTGCGATCATAA